GCACCCGCCCGGCCGCTCTGGAAAAGGACTCCGACGTGAGCCCTGCCGAAGGTGAAAGCCCCCGTGGTGAAACTCTCAGGCCAATGACAGAGGGGGAGTTCCACGGCCGCCCCGGCAGCCACCCGCGTGACCACGGGAGAACTCATGACCGACCTGCGCTTCACCCCTCTGCGCGAGCGCCACGAAGCGCTCGGAGCATCCTTCACCGACTTCGGCGGATGGGCCATGCCCGTGCGCTACACCTCGGATCTCGCTGAGCACCACGCCGTGCGGACGGCGGCGGGTCTCTTCGACATCTCGCACATGGCGCAGTTCCGCGTCGTCGGGCCGGACCGTGACGCGTTCCTCGCGTACGCCCTGGCCTTCGATCCGGCGAAGCTCGCGCTCTCGAAGGCGAAGTACACGATGATCCTGGCGCCGACGGGCGGGATCGTCGACGACCTCATCGTGACGCGCAATGCTCCCGACGAGCTGCTCGTCGTCGCGAATGCGGGAAACCGCGACGCCGTCCGATCAGCGCTGGAGGAGCGCAGGGCCGGCTTCGACGCCGAGATCGATGAGCTCGACGCGTCCCTCATCGCCGTGCAGGGCCCGCGGGCTCAGGAGATCCTGGAGGCGACGGCGGGACTCGATCACGACGACGCGCTCGCGATGGGACACACGCTGGACTCGCTCCCGTACTACACGGCGATGGGTATGCGGTTCCGCAACGGCGCCGTGCTCGTCAGTCGCACCGGGTACACGGGGGAGGACGGGTTCGAACTGAGCGTCGACTCCGCCGACGCAGGCGCGCTCTGGGACGCGCTCCGCGACGCCGGTGAGCCCCTCGGGCTCGTTCCCGCGGGTCTCGCCTCGCGCGACACACTCCGCCTCGAAGCCGGTATGCCGCTCTACGGCCACGAGCTGTCGCTCGACGTCGTCCCCGCCCAGGCAGGCCTCGGCCGCGTCATCCCGCTCGCGACGAAGGAGGCCGACTTCGTGGGCCGCTCCGCTCTCGAACGCGGAATGCCCGAAGACGCCGCCGTGCTCGTCGGCCTCGTCGCCGACGGCAAGCGTGCGGGACGCGCAGGCTACGCCGTCTACGCCGGTGACACGCGCGTCGGCGAGATCACGTCCGGCGCCTTGAGCCCGACGCTCGGCCACCCGATCGCGATGGCGTATGTCGCGGCATCCGTCGCGGATGCGGAGACCCCCCTGACTATCGACGTGCGCGGCACCCGCATCGCCGCGACCGTCTCGACCCTGCCCTTCTACAAGAGGAACGCGAAATGACCGATCTCACCAGCCTCAAGTACACCGCCGAGCACGAGTGGGTCGCCCTCGACGGCGACATCGCCACAGTGGGGATCACCGACTACGCAGCGGACAAGCTCGGTGATGTCGTCTTCGTCGAGCTCCCCGAGGTGGGTGCGACCATCGACGCGCACAGCATCGTGGGCGAGATCGAGTCCACGAAGTCGGTCGGCGAACTCTACGCGCCTCTCACGGGAGACGTCGTCGAGGTCAACGACGCCGTCGTCGACGACCCGTCGCTCGTGAACTCCGATCCGTACGGCGACGGGTGGCTCGTGAAGATCACGGTCGACCCCGCGGCGGTCGCCGACCTGCTCGACCGCGACGCCTACCTCGCACTCACGGGCGGTGACGAGTGACCGGCGCCTTCGCAGAGCGGCACATCGGGACGGATGCCGCAGCCCAGCGCACGATGCTCGACGCGCTCGGCTACGACTCGATCGATGCGCTCCTCGATCGCGCCGTCCCGTCGTCCATCCATGCCGCACCTCGTGAGACGAGCGACATCCCGCCCGCCGCGACCGAGGCGGAGGCACTCGCAGAGCTCCGTGCCCTCGCATCCCAGAACCGCACGGCGCGGCCCATGATCGGCCTCGGCTACTACGACACCTTCACGCCGTCCGTCATCGCGAGGAACGTGCTCGAGAACCCGTCGTGGTACACCGCCTATACGCCGTACCAGCCCGAGATCTCGCAGGGTCGGCTCGAGGCGCTCATCAATTTCCAGACGATGGTCACCGACCTAACGGGGCTCACGACCGCCAACGCATCGATGCTCGATGAGTCGACCGCCGTCGTGGAGGGAATGCTCGTCGCTCGTCGCGCGTCCAAGGCCGTTTCGAACGTCTTCGTCGTCGACGCCGACGCGCTCCCGCAGACGAAGGCACTCCTGCAGGCGCGGGCGAGCGCACTCGGGATCGAGCTGGTCGAACGCGACTTCGCGCAGGGCGAGGTCCTGCCCGACGGCCTCTTCGGCGTGTTCGTCCAGTATCCGGGCGCGTCCGGAAGGGTCTGGGACCCGTCAGCGGTCTTCGACGCAGCGCATGTGGCGGGCGGCCTCGCCGTGGCAGCGGCCGATCTGCTCGCTCTCACTCTCCTGCGTTCGCCCGGCTCCCTCGGGGCGGACGTCGCGGTCGGGACGACGCAGCGCTTCGGTGTGCCGCTCGGCTTCGGCGGTCCGCACGCCGGTTACATGGCGGTCAGGTCGGGCCTCGAGCGTCAGCTTCCCGGTCGGCTCGTCGGCGTGTCGGTGGATGCCGCGGGCCACCCCGCCTACCGCCTGTCGCTGCAGACGCGCGAGCAGCACATCCGTCGTGAGAAGGCGACGTCCAACATCTGCACGGCACAGGTCCTCCTGGCCGTCATGGCAGCCATGTACGCCGTCTATCACGGACCCGACGGGCTGCGAGCGATCGCGACCGACGTCTCGAAGAAGGCGGAGGCGCTCGCCGCGAGGCTCCGCTCGTACGGGTTCTCCCTGGCATCCGATTCCTTCTTCGACACGGTGCGCGTCTTCGTTCCCGGGACGTCACGCCGCATCGTCGACCGGGCACGCGAACGCGGCTACCAGTTGTTCTGGGCCGACGACGCATCGGTGGGCGTGTCGGTCGACGAGACGACGACGGCCGATGATCTCGCCGCCGTCGCGTGGGCGTTCGGGCTCCCCGAAGGCGAATTCGCCGGCGCGGGTGAGCAGGGCGAGCGGGCGCTGCCGTTCCACGACGCGGAGCCGCTCTCGGCTGTTCCGGCGGGTCTCGCGCGGGACGACGAGTTCCTGACACATCCCGTCTTCACGTCGCACCATTCCGAGACCGCCATGATGCGCTATCTCAAGCAGCTGGCCGATCGGGACTACGCCCTCGACCGCGGCATGATCCCGCTCGGCTCCTGCACGATGAAGCTCAACGCCGCGACCGAGATGGCCGCCGTGTCGTGGCCGGAGTTCTCTCGCATGCATCCTTTCGCACCCGAGGCGGACGTGCGCGGCTATCTCGCGATGGTGGAACAGCTCGAGGCATGGCTCGCAGAGGTGACGGGCTATGACGCCGTCTCCCTCCAGCCGAACGCCGGGTCGCAGGGGGAGCTCGCGGGACTCATGGCCATCCGCGGGTATCACCGCGCGAACGGCGACACCGAGCGCACCGTGTGCCTCATCCCGTCCTCGGCCCACGGCACGAACGCCGCATCGGCGGTGCTGGCGGGCATGAAGGTCGTCGTCGTCGCGTGCGACGAGGCGGGGAACGTGGATCTCGCCGACCTTCGCGCGAAGATCGCGGCACACGCCGATCAGCTCTCGGCGCTCATGATCACGTATCCGTCGACGCACGGTGTGTACGAGCACGACGTGCTCGAGATCACGCAGGCCGTCCACGACGCCGGCGGGCAGGTCTACGTCGATGGAGCGAACCTCAACGCGCTCCTCGGCTACGCGCGCTTCGGCGACCTCGGCGGCGATGTGTCGCACTTGAACCTGCACAAGACGTTCGCGATCCCGCACGGCGGAGGGGGTCCCGGCGTGGGCCCCGTCGCGGCGAAGGCCCACCTCGCGCCGTATCTGCCGTCGCATCCGCTCGCCCAGCGCGCCGATCACGCGGGTGGATACGTGTTCGAAGGAGGACCGATCTCGGCAGCGCCGTACGGCTCGGCTTCGATCCTCCCGATCTCGTGGGCGTATGTGCGGATGATGGGCTCGCGGGGGCTTCGGGATGCCACAGCCGCAGCAGTCCTGTCGGCGAACTACATCGCCGCGCGGCTCCGCGATCACTATCCCGTGCTGTACACGGGCGATGGCGGACTCGTCGCGCACGAGTGCATCCTCGACCTGAGGCCCCTGCGTGAGGCGACGGGTGTGACCGTCGACGACGTCGCGAAGCGCCTCATCGACTACGGGTTCCACGCTCCGACGATGTCGTTCCCCGTCGCGGGGACGCTCATGGTCGAGCCGACCGAATCCGAGGACCTCGGCGAGATCGAGCGCTTCATCGAGGCGATGATCGCGATCAAGGCCGAAGCGGATGCCGTCGCGGCGGGCGAATGGCCCCAGGGCGACAACCCGCTCGTCAACGCGCCGCACACGGCCTCGTCGGTCATCGAGGGGGAGTGGGAGCATCCCTATTCCCGATCGACGGCTGTGTACCCCGTGCACGCTCTCGTCCGGACGAAGTACTGGCCTCCCGTGCGGCGCATCGACCAGGCGTACGGCGACCGCAACCTCGTGTGCGCCTGCCCGCCCATCGAGGCCTTCGCCTGACCCGGTGACGGGTGCCGTTCCGCGGCATCCGTCACCGTCCTGTCGTTCCGCGCCCGCCGCGCCTGCGCTCGGGCCGCCGAGACTGCATCTCGCGGCCGAGACCGCGGTCGCAGGGTGCTGTCTCGGCGCGGCGGTGCAGTCTCGCGGTCGAGGGCGTTGTACGCGACGGACGCCCGCGCCCGCGCGGCACCTGTCCGTGGCATCCCCAGCCGAGACTGCATCTCGCGGCCGAGACTGCGGTCGCAGGGTGCTGTCTCGGCGCGGCGGTGCAGTCTCGCTCCGAGGGCGTTGTACGCGACGGACGCCCGCGCCCGCGCGGCACCTCTCCGTGGCATCCCCAGCCGAGACTGCATCTCGCGGCCGAGACTGCGGTCGCAGGGTGCTGTCTCGGGGTGGCGGTGCAGTCTCGCGGCGCAGGAGGTGTGTCGAGCGCCGGTGGGGTGGGGAGGGCTACCCGGGCGAGGTCAGCGTGGGCCCAGGAGGCGCCGCATCGACAAGAGCGCGGCGGTGTCCTCGCGGGAGACGAGCGGCAGCCCGTGGGCGAGGAGGCGGTTGCGGAGAGGCGCGAAAGTCGTCGCCTCGAGCCAGCCCCAGTGGGTCACCGCGCGGACATGGGTTTCGAGACGGATGTCACGCTCGCGGCGTGCCCGCAAGGCCCGCGCGGGATCGCCGAACGAACCGTCGTACTTGATGTCGCCGTCGGCCTCGCCGAGCAGCGACCAGTCCGGCCACCAGAAGTCGCCGCGATCATCCGCCTCCGGCCCCCGTGAGAACTCCTTCTGCAATTCGGGAGCTGGAAACCCGAGCCACCTGATGGCGATGCGGCTCACCGATTCAAGTGGCGACTCCGCCGAGCCGTCGGCCGAACTCAGCGGATCGCGCGCGCGGTCACGGCCGCGACTACTCACCCGTAGCTCATTCACGCCCGCGAGAAGGCCTGCCGTCAGGCTCGGGTCAGTCCGGAGCGCAGCGTCAGCGACCGCAAGTGCGACCGCCGGATGCCGGTGGCGCGCCACGTCCACGGCAGTGTCCGCCGGCGAAGTGACGCCAACGGTCTCGAGCTCGATGAGATGTCGGTCACCGGACCCTGAGTGCATTCGCACACCGGCGACGTCTCGCGCGGTGGAGTTCGGACCACCGAGGACATGAACGGTCGTCGGATCGCGGAACACCGGCAGTCCGAGCAGCGCGCAGGCCGACTCGAGGCAGAACACCGCATCGGGCCTCTGCATCGCAACAGCGTGGACCCTCGCCAGATAGCGTTCCCATCCGCGCAGCGCCGACCACTCCGTGGCATCCGCATAGATGCCCTCGCGAACTCGGATGAGCTCGCCTCGCGCGACCCCGCGCACCGGATGGCTCAGTCCGGCCGCGTGGTGAAGGGCCAGCGGTGCTCGCGCAAGGGTGGGAATGGTCGCCATCAGGAGATCCTCGCGCTCGCTTCCCTTCGCGCTGACGGGCCCGCCGAAATCTGGGGAGGACATCCCCACAGAGCCGGCTGTGGAGGAGTCAGCGTCGCACCCTCGCCGCGGCGCCGCCCGCGACGCCGAGACTGCATCATCCGGCCGACACTGCACGTTCCGGCCGCAGTCTCGGCCGGGGGATGCAGTCTCGCGGACAGTGGTCTCGCGGGCAAGGGGTCTCGCGGACAGGGGCCTCGCGGGCTGGGAGTTCCGCGGACAGCGGCGACGCGGCCGTGGCGGCGCGGCCCCACGATCGCGTCAGGGCGCGGGTCAGGGCGTGGGGGAGCCGCTCGGTGTCGGGGAGACGCTCGGAGTGGGGACCGGCCCGAAGAGGCCCGGCCACAGCGCCACGGCGAGCGGGTAGCCCACGAAGGCGACGATGTCGATGACGGTGTGGGCGATCACGAGGGGCATGACGCGGCCCCAGCGCCGGTAGCACCAGCCGAACACGACGCCCATCGCGAAGTTGCCGACGATCGCACCGAATCCCTGGTACGCGTGGTAGGCCGCACGCAACGCGGCGGTGGACAGGATGATCGTCCACCATCCCCACCCGAGGCGACGCAGGCGATCGAAGAGGTACCCGACGAAGATGACCTCCTCCGTGAGGCCCGCGCGAAGAGCGGCGAGCACGAGGAGCGGCACCGTCCACCACGCCGCGCCGAGCGGCGATGCCTGGACCTGCACCGTGATGCCGAGGGCGCGGCCGGCCGCGTACAGGGCGAGCCCCGGAACGCCGATGAGGGCTGCCAACAGGATGCCGCGGCCCACGTCGCCTCCGAAGCGACGGAAGTCCAGCCCGATCCGGCGCAGGGCGCTCACCCCGGGTTCCCAGAGCAGGAACACGACGAGGGCGACGAGGGCGAGGCCGAAGAAGATCGACAGGAGCTGGTAGAGGACGTCCCAGAACGCCGCGCTGTCGCGTGACGGGTTCAACTGCGTCTGCTGATCGCCGATCGGAGTCGGGCGCAGGAGCGCGCGCACGAGCGACAGGACGGAGTAGAGCGCCGACTGTCCGACGGTCACCGCGAGAACGAGACCGATCTCCCAGCGTGTGCGCGATCGGGCGTATCCGCTTCCACGCTCGAGGAGGGGCAGATCCAGGGCCGGATTCACGCGCATCTTGTCAGAATGTCACAAGCTCGTCGCGCTGAGTTAAGGATCTGTAACGGTTTGCCCCACACGTTTTGCCCAGTTCCCCGAGCATGCTTATGGTTTCCCCTATCCGTGTCCGGTGCTGTCTCAGGCCGGGCACATCACCCTTGCACAGGAGGAAATGTGAAGATCGCGCGTCTTGCGGCGGGCGTGGGCATCGTGGCGGCAGGAGCACTCGTGCTCGCCGGCTGCGGCAACCCATACCAGTCCGAAGTCGTCGAAGGCACGGAGATCACGGTTGCGTACAACTCGGGATTCTTCCACTTCAACGACGACAGCTCGGCCGGAAACAACACGGCCAACGGCAACGTCAAGTACATGACGGACACCAGCTTCGGGTACTACGACAACACCCCGGAGTATGTCCACCGCACCGACTTCGGCACCTACGAGAAGACCAGCGATGACCCGCTGACCGTCGAGTACGAGATCACCGCCGACGCCGTGTGGTCCGATGGTGTCCCGATCGACGAGGCCGACCTGCTCCTCCAGTGGGCAGCCATGTCCGGCAACGTCGACGAGGCGTTCTCGCCTGCCGCGACCACCGGCTACAACCTCATCACCGAGACGCCGGCCACCGACGACAAGAAGATCACCCTCGTCTACGACGAGCCCTACGTCGACTGGGAGCTCGTGAGCCCCCTCGGCGTCTCGGCCCACGGCACGTACGCGCTCGCCTTCCCGGACGAGTACAGCGACGTCCAGGCTGCGTACGACACGTGGAAGGACTCGGGCGAGGAAGGCGACTTCACCGCTTACAGCGACGCCGCCAAGGCATTCGCCGAGGACGCGAAGCAGAAGGTCGTCGACGCCATCACCGACGGTGACACCGAGGTGCTCGCTGCCCTCGGCGACGCGTGGAGCAACGCCTACGGCTACACCACCCTCCCGGACAGCCCCGCCGCTGCCCTGACGAGCGGCCCGTACATCGTTGACGACATCGTCGAGGATCAGTACATCACCATCGCGAACAACCCCCTCTACACGTGGGGTCCGTCGCCGAAGTTCGAGAAGATCACGGTCCGCACGATCGCGGACTCGACGACCGCCCTCCAGGCTCTGGAGTCGGGCGAGCTCGACATCTGGACCGGCCAGCCGACGTCGGACATCCTCGAGGTGGCCAACGGCATCGACACGGCCGACGTGCAGACGGGCGTCCAGGCGTCGCACGAGCACATCGACCTGACGGTCAACAACGGCGGTCCCTTCGACCCCGCCACCTACGGCGGAGACGAAGAGAAGGCGCTCAAGGTTCGCCAGGCGTTCCTGATGACGGTGCCGCGTGAAGAGATCGTCGACAAGATCATCAAGCCGCTCAACCCCGAGGCGACCGTCCGCAACACGAACCTCGTTTCGCAGGCCGACACGGCGCGCTACGACGAACTCGTCGCGGCGAACGGCTCGGACGCGTACGCCGAGGTCGACATCGAGGGTGCCAAGGCGCTTCTCGCGGAGGCCGGAGTGACGACGCCCATCGAGGTCGGCTTCTGGTACCCCGAGGGCAACGTCCGCCGTGGTCAGCAGTACGAGCTCATCGCCTCGTCCGCTGCTCTCGCGGGCTTCCAACTCGTCGACGAGGCAGAGCCCGACTGGGTCTTCACCGACCCGTCGGCCGAGCCGATCAACCCGCACGACGCGACCCTGTTCGCGTGGTCGCAGACCTCGACCGCCATCGGTGGATCCGACCAGATCTACGCGTGCTACGACGACCCGATGGCCAAGGGTGGAAACTACAACGGCTACTGCGACGAAGAGGTGTCCGACGCACTCGCGACACTGAACGTGACGGCAGACGAGGCGACGCAGACCGAGCTGCTCGTCACGGCCGAGACCGGAATCTGGTCGGACGCGGTCACGCTTCCGATCTTCCAGTTCCCGGGTCTCCTGGTGTCGAGTGACAAGGTCACCGGTGTGGAGATCATGCCGCTGAGCCCGGACTACTTCTGGAACTTCTGGGAGTGGGCCCCCGCCGACGCCGGCGAGTGATCCTGTCGTCCGGGTGAGCGGTCCTGCCGTTCACCCGGACAGACACGACCGATGACTGTGGGTGCCGAGGCGAACCCTCGGCACCCACAGTCATGTCCGGCGGTGCTTCGTACGCACGATTCCGCCGACCGCGTAGTAGTTTTGGGCGCAGTCCGATCGAGTCCCCACAGGGACGCCGCGGACTGACTTCGGCCCCATATCCGAGAGGGCTCACGTGCTGACCTTCATCCTGCGACGACTGGGTGCGACGATCCTCGTCCTCCTCGTCGCATCCTTCATCGTCTACAACCTCACAGCGATCACCGCCGATCCGCTGCGAGAGCTCCGCGCAAGCAACTCGCCCAACCGCGAGGAGCAGATCGCCAATCGGATCGAGCTGCTCAATCTCGATCTGCCGCCCATCGTGCGGTATTTCTCGTGGCTCGGCGGGGCAGCGAAATGCGTCATCCTGCAGTGCGACCTCGGCATCGCCTTCTCGCGAAGCAACCAGCAAGTCACCGACGCGGTGGGCAACGCCGCCGGCTCCACCATCCAGCTCGTGACAGCCGCGACGATCATCGCCATCATCTTCGGGCTCACGATCGGCATCCTCACGGCTCTCCGCCAGTACAGCGGCTTCGACTACACGGTCACTTTCCTGACCTTCGTCGTCTACTCCCTCCCGATCTTCTGGGTCGCCGTTCTTCTCAAGGAGTTCGGCGCCATCCGCCTCAACGCCTTCCTGTCCGATCCGGAAGTCACGGTCTGGGCGATCCTGCTCACGGGACTCATCTCCGGCATCATCTTCATGAGCGTCCTCGGCGGAAGCTGGAAGCGCCGCCTCATCACGTTCGGCGGCGCGTTCATCGCCGCCGGCGGACTTCTCTGGTTCCTCGGCATCACGGGATGGTTCGCGCGTCCTCAGATCGGCATTGCCGGCATCATCATCACGGGCATCGGCGCGGCGATCGGTATCACCGCGCTGTCGACGGGCCTCGCGAACCGGCGCGCCCTCTACTCGTCGCTCATCGTCGTTGGAATCTGGGGCGCCCTCTGGTATCCGCTGCAGTTCCTCTTCCTCTACGTCCCCACCGGGTGGATGCTGTTCTTCCTCGGCATCGCCGCGATCGGACTGGGCATTCTCGTCGGCGTGGTCGTGGGCGGCGACGGCAAGCGGGAAGCGGCGAGGACTGCGGCCGTCGTCAGCTTCATCACGTTCTTCGTCGTCGTCGTCGACCGAGTCCTGCTGGTCTACCCCGACTATGTCGACCGCATTCCGCAGTCGGGCGTCATCGCGACGATCGGATCGAGTACACCTGGTCTGCGCGGAGACATGTGGTTCCAGATCCTCGACGGATTCGCCCACCTCATCCTCCCGACCATCGCCCTGGCGGTCGTGTCGATCGCCGCCTACACGCGGTACGCGCGCTCGAGCCTGCTCGAGGTCATGAACCAGGACTACGTGCGCACGGCTCGTGCGAAGGGGCTCACGGAGCGCACCGTCGTCGTCCGCCACGCGATGCGGAATGCGCTCATCCCGATCGCGACCATCATCGCCTTCGACATCGGCGCTCTCATCGGCGGTGCCGTCATCACCGAGACGATCTTCGCCTGGAAGGGGATGGGCGCGCTCTTCGTGGACGGTCTCAACGCGGGCGACGTGAATCTCGTGATGGGCTTCTTCGTCGTCACCGGCGTCCTCGCCGTCATCTTCAACCTCATCGCGGACCTCTTGTACTCCGCACTCGACCCACGGATCCGGGTGAGCTGACATGTCGACCACGATTCCTACCGGAGCCCCGCAGGACCGCGGGAGCGAACAGTCCATCGAGCAGAAGGCCGTCGCAGGCCTCAGCCAGGGCGCCCTCGTCCGCCGACGATTCTTCCGTCATGGCGGCGCCATGGCAGCCCTCGTCGTCCTCGTCCTCGTCATCCTGCTGGCCTTCACCTCCGTCGGCACCGTTATCGGCGGGACAGGAACGCTCGAAGCCGGTCCCGGCGGGGAGCTCCAGATCAACGGCTTCCGCATTCCTGGTTGGTGGCCGCTCGACTGGTTCACGCAGTACCCCGTCGTCAACGGGGGAGCGCCGACTCTGTCGCTGTGGCCGCTGAGCCTCGGCGAGCACCCGTTCGGTCAAGACACGCTGGGCAAGGACATCTTCGCCCAGGTCATGCGTGGAACGCAGCAGTCGCTGACGGTCATGTTCCTCGTCGGCATCGTGTCGCTCGTGATCGGCGTCCTCCTGGGATCCCTCTCCGGTTTCTACCGCGGCTGGGTCGACTCGCTCGTCATGCGCTTCACCGACGTCATCATCATCATCCCGATCATCGTCATCGGCTCGATCCTCGGACGGCTCTTCGGTGGCAATGCGATCGTCTTCGGTCTCTTCCTCGGCATCCTGAGCTGGACCGGTCTTGCGCGACTCGTGCGCGGCGATTTCCTCGCTCTTCGCGAGCGCGAGTTCGTCGATGCCGCCCGCGTCGCGGGCGCGAGCAATGCCCGGATCATCTTCCGGCACATCCTTCCGAACGCCGTCGGCGTCATCATCGTCAACACGACGCTCCTGATGAGTGCCGCCGTGCTGATCGAGGCGGCGCTCAGCTTCCTCGGCTTCGGAATCACGTACCCGGACGTCTCACTGGGTCAGATCATCAGCGAGTATCGCGAGGCGTTCCGCACGCGACCGTGGCTCTTCTGGTGGCCGGGTCTGTTCATCGTGATCCTCGCGCTATGCATCAACTTCATCGGCGATGGGCTCCGCGACGCCTTCGATCCACGCCAGCAGGGCAAGGTCAGCCGACGCAAGGCTTCGCGCGCGATCGCCGCCATCCCCTCAGTCCAGGCCGTGCAGATGGTCGAAGGTCCGACATCGAGCGACGATGACGACGTCTATATGGACGGGTTCAGCAGGTTCCCCGAACCCGAACCGAGGGTCGATCCCGTCGAGCGGCCCGGCACGGGGCCGGATGGCGATGCGGATGCCAGCGGGCCGGGGTCGAAGGACGGTCAGCCGTGAGGCAGCAGCGCGATGCTCAGGACGGCGGCCGCAATCAGGACGGCCGTCACTCCGATGTGCAGCACGCCGAGGGTGGTGGCCGTTCCTCCCGCGAGCGCGGGGCCGGCCGCACGCCGGTACTCCTCGAGGTGCCGCAGCACGAGCGTCGCGGAGTCTCCCGACTCGGTACCCGCAGCATCCGACGGGCGACGCGTCTCGCCCTCGCCGGGGGTCCCCGCGACCTCTTCCCG
This genomic stretch from Microbacterium sp. SLBN-146 harbors:
- the gcvT gene encoding glycine cleavage system aminomethyltransferase GcvT produces the protein MTDLRFTPLRERHEALGASFTDFGGWAMPVRYTSDLAEHHAVRTAAGLFDISHMAQFRVVGPDRDAFLAYALAFDPAKLALSKAKYTMILAPTGGIVDDLIVTRNAPDELLVVANAGNRDAVRSALEERRAGFDAEIDELDASLIAVQGPRAQEILEATAGLDHDDALAMGHTLDSLPYYTAMGMRFRNGAVLVSRTGYTGEDGFELSVDSADAGALWDALRDAGEPLGLVPAGLASRDTLRLEAGMPLYGHELSLDVVPAQAGLGRVIPLATKEADFVGRSALERGMPEDAAVLVGLVADGKRAGRAGYAVYAGDTRVGEITSGALSPTLGHPIAMAYVAASVADAETPLTIDVRGTRIAATVSTLPFYKRNAK
- a CDS encoding CPBP family intramembrane glutamic endopeptidase, whose protein sequence is MRVNPALDLPLLERGSGYARSRTRWEIGLVLAVTVGQSALYSVLSLVRALLRPTPIGDQQTQLNPSRDSAAFWDVLYQLLSIFFGLALVALVVFLLWEPGVSALRRIGLDFRRFGGDVGRGILLAALIGVPGLALYAAGRALGITVQVQASPLGAAWWTVPLLVLAALRAGLTEEVIFVGYLFDRLRRLGWGWWTIILSTAALRAAYHAYQGFGAIVGNFAMGVVFGWCYRRWGRVMPLVIAHTVIDIVAFVGYPLAVALWPGLFGPVPTPSVSPTPSGSPTP
- the gcvH gene encoding glycine cleavage system protein GcvH translates to MTDLTSLKYTAEHEWVALDGDIATVGITDYAADKLGDVVFVELPEVGATIDAHSIVGEIESTKSVGELYAPLTGDVVEVNDAVVDDPSLVNSDPYGDGWLVKITVDPAAVADLLDRDAYLALTGGDE
- the gcvP gene encoding aminomethyl-transferring glycine dehydrogenase codes for the protein MLDALGYDSIDALLDRAVPSSIHAAPRETSDIPPAATEAEALAELRALASQNRTARPMIGLGYYDTFTPSVIARNVLENPSWYTAYTPYQPEISQGRLEALINFQTMVTDLTGLTTANASMLDESTAVVEGMLVARRASKAVSNVFVVDADALPQTKALLQARASALGIELVERDFAQGEVLPDGLFGVFVQYPGASGRVWDPSAVFDAAHVAGGLAVAAADLLALTLLRSPGSLGADVAVGTTQRFGVPLGFGGPHAGYMAVRSGLERQLPGRLVGVSVDAAGHPAYRLSLQTREQHIRREKATSNICTAQVLLAVMAAMYAVYHGPDGLRAIATDVSKKAEALAARLRSYGFSLASDSFFDTVRVFVPGTSRRIVDRARERGYQLFWADDASVGVSVDETTTADDLAAVAWAFGLPEGEFAGAGEQGERALPFHDAEPLSAVPAGLARDDEFLTHPVFTSHHSETAMMRYLKQLADRDYALDRGMIPLGSCTMKLNAATEMAAVSWPEFSRMHPFAPEADVRGYLAMVEQLEAWLAEVTGYDAVSLQPNAGSQGELAGLMAIRGYHRANGDTERTVCLIPSSAHGTNAASAVLAGMKVVVVACDEAGNVDLADLRAKIAAHADQLSALMITYPSTHGVYEHDVLEITQAVHDAGGQVYVDGANLNALLGYARFGDLGGDVSHLNLHKTFAIPHGGGGPGVGPVAAKAHLAPYLPSHPLAQRADHAGGYVFEGGPISAAPYGSASILPISWAYVRMMGSRGLRDATAAAVLSANYIAARLRDHYPVLYTGDGGLVAHECILDLRPLREATGVTVDDVAKRLIDYGFHAPTMSFPVAGTLMVEPTESEDLGEIERFIEAMIAIKAEADAVAAGEWPQGDNPLVNAPHTASSVIEGEWEHPYSRSTAVYPVHALVRTKYWPPVRRIDQAYGDRNLVCACPPIEAFA
- a CDS encoding ABC transporter permease; amino-acid sequence: MLTFILRRLGATILVLLVASFIVYNLTAITADPLRELRASNSPNREEQIANRIELLNLDLPPIVRYFSWLGGAAKCVILQCDLGIAFSRSNQQVTDAVGNAAGSTIQLVTAATIIAIIFGLTIGILTALRQYSGFDYTVTFLTFVVYSLPIFWVAVLLKEFGAIRLNAFLSDPEVTVWAILLTGLISGIIFMSVLGGSWKRRLITFGGAFIAAGGLLWFLGITGWFARPQIGIAGIIITGIGAAIGITALSTGLANRRALYSSLIVVGIWGALWYPLQFLFLYVPTGWMLFFLGIAAIGLGILVGVVVGGDGKREAARTAAVVSFITFFVVVVDRVLLVYPDYVDRIPQSGVIATIGSSTPGLRGDMWFQILDGFAHLILPTIALAVVSIAAYTRYARSSLLEVMNQDYVRTARAKGLTERTVVVRHAMRNALIPIATIIAFDIGALIGGAVITETIFAWKGMGALFVDGLNAGDVNLVMGFFVVTGVLAVIFNLIADLLYSALDPRIRVS
- a CDS encoding ABC transporter family substrate-binding protein yields the protein MKIARLAAGVGIVAAGALVLAGCGNPYQSEVVEGTEITVAYNSGFFHFNDDSSAGNNTANGNVKYMTDTSFGYYDNTPEYVHRTDFGTYEKTSDDPLTVEYEITADAVWSDGVPIDEADLLLQWAAMSGNVDEAFSPAATTGYNLITETPATDDKKITLVYDEPYVDWELVSPLGVSAHGTYALAFPDEYSDVQAAYDTWKDSGEEGDFTAYSDAAKAFAEDAKQKVVDAITDGDTEVLAALGDAWSNAYGYTTLPDSPAAALTSGPYIVDDIVEDQYITIANNPLYTWGPSPKFEKITVRTIADSTTALQALESGELDIWTGQPTSDILEVANGIDTADVQTGVQASHEHIDLTVNNGGPFDPATYGGDEEKALKVRQAFLMTVPREEIVDKIIKPLNPEATVRNTNLVSQADTARYDELVAANGSDAYAEVDIEGAKALLAEAGVTTPIEVGFWYPEGNVRRGQQYELIASSAALAGFQLVDEAEPDWVFTDPSAEPINPHDATLFAWSQTSTAIGGSDQIYACYDDPMAKGGNYNGYCDEEVSDALATLNVTADEATQTELLVTAETGIWSDAVTLPIFQFPGLLVSSDKVTGVEIMPLSPDYFWNFWEWAPADAGE